A genomic window from Rhizobium sp. 007 includes:
- a CDS encoding DUF2147 domain-containing protein — protein sequence MTLLPLHISRDRNGSFQVTIRTVFVTIFILIASVASGADTVVGTWKTENGETSVIDHCGANYCIVAKSGRYAGQQIGFFSGRADTYTGRLTDPRTKTTYSGRLTVSGNSLKLRGCATSVLCKTQIWTRLN from the coding sequence ATGACGCTATTGCCGTTACATATCAGCAGAGATCGCAATGGGAGTTTCCAAGTGACGATCAGGACTGTTTTTGTAACAATCTTCATATTGATAGCCAGCGTCGCGAGTGGTGCCGATACAGTGGTGGGAACCTGGAAGACGGAAAACGGCGAGACGTCGGTGATCGACCATTGCGGAGCGAATTATTGCATTGTGGCAAAGAGCGGGCGATATGCGGGACAGCAGATCGGTTTCTTTTCAGGCAGGGCGGATACATATACCGGCCGGCTCACAGATCCCCGGACCAAAACAACCTATAGCGGCAGGCTCACCGTATCGGGAAACAGCCTCAAACTCCGGGGCTGCGCGACGAGCGTATTGTGCAAGACCCAGATTTGGACCCGCCTGAACTGA
- the irrA gene encoding iron response transcriptional regulator IrrA, protein MAAAAPIAIEARLRSAGLRPTRQRVALGDLLFAKGDRHLTVEELHEEAVTAGVPVSLATVYNTLHQFTEAGMIRVLAVESAKTYFDTNVSDHHHFFVEGDNEVLDIPVSNLTIGNLPEPPQGMEIAHVDVVIRLRPKR, encoded by the coding sequence ATGGCGGCTGCAGCCCCGATCGCAATCGAAGCCAGACTGCGCAGCGCAGGCCTGCGACCGACGCGTCAACGCGTTGCGCTCGGCGATCTGCTTTTTGCGAAAGGCGACCGGCATCTGACTGTCGAGGAACTGCACGAGGAAGCAGTTACCGCCGGCGTCCCGGTTTCTCTGGCGACCGTCTACAACACGCTGCACCAGTTTACCGAAGCCGGCATGATCCGTGTTCTCGCCGTCGAGAGCGCCAAGACCTATTTTGACACCAACGTCTCCGATCATCATCACTTCTTTGTCGAAGGCGATAATGAAGTGCTGGATATTCCGGTCAGCAACTTGACGATCGGCAATCTACCGGAGCCGCCGCAGGGCATGGAAATCGCCCATGTCGACGTTGTAATCCGCCTGCGCCCGAAGCGCTGA
- a CDS encoding helix-turn-helix transcriptional regulator: MSALENFAENLRRLCLAKAGSISAAARGMQIGRSQIESYLQARRAPGRASVKRICEYLGVTEEEMYQRPVAVDLDHGRPSAQRILSAARDALEPLLFADPSAGIAPGIYHAYMTIPGTPESLLCAVVVIAKQGSATTFRRLTNRAIKKGEYWSRFTGDHKGIVVERLNCLSFVAANQIGTQEPTLMRLRWLPFSEKLLGGHAMIFTPAGPSFSAVVMVPLSTKINLRTALRLAKVYRTADEAVPRIVRDMITQQRADFISSVTRDLG, encoded by the coding sequence ATGTCTGCACTTGAGAATTTCGCCGAAAATCTGCGGCGCCTCTGCCTTGCCAAGGCAGGCAGCATCAGCGCTGCCGCGCGCGGTATGCAAATCGGCCGCTCGCAGATTGAATCCTATCTTCAGGCGCGGCGCGCACCGGGCCGGGCCTCTGTAAAGAGGATCTGTGAATATCTCGGTGTGACCGAGGAAGAGATGTACCAGCGGCCGGTTGCGGTCGATTTGGACCACGGCCGTCCATCGGCGCAACGCATCTTGTCTGCGGCGAGGGATGCCCTGGAACCGCTCCTCTTTGCCGATCCTTCCGCCGGTATCGCACCCGGCATTTATCATGCCTACATGACGATCCCTGGTACGCCGGAGAGCCTACTTTGTGCCGTTGTTGTTATTGCCAAGCAGGGAAGCGCCACGACTTTCCGGCGACTTACCAATCGAGCGATCAAGAAGGGCGAATATTGGTCCCGCTTCACCGGCGATCACAAAGGCATCGTCGTCGAGCGGCTCAATTGCCTTTCCTTCGTCGCAGCCAATCAGATTGGTACACAAGAGCCGACGCTGATGCGCCTTCGGTGGCTGCCATTCTCCGAGAAGCTGCTTGGAGGGCACGCCATGATTTTTACGCCTGCTGGACCGTCCTTCAGCGCCGTTGTGATGGTGCCGCTGAGCACGAAGATAAACCTCAGAACGGCGCTGCGCCTCGCGAAAGTCTACCGAACGGCCGATGAGGCCGTTCCGCGGATCGTACGGGACATGATTACCCAGCAGCGTGCCGATTTCATCTCTTCGGTCACACGCGATCTCGGTTAG
- a CDS encoding SagB/ThcOx family dehydrogenase: MRYRSSRTLVFHNDGAEFVACNFLTKAVFECSPDLLDFLGAIAEWSDRAAIRDQAPGHSEDELDETLVALVEMSALVVEGSELEMREDAFRQHWKWGVPAALMHFCVQDPDYMSLNEAEDLQRAALASDGEIELYSLNSGQGDVISLSAEPSGNSLLELMARRRTQRKGLTKAVSLHALSEALFAGLGITGTARNSVVTLPLSMTPSGGARNPYEAYVFVKAVDGLAPGIYHYSAFEHSLAKISDASPSFGDLVGGQEWADTMPCMIVLVAHMDRSMWKYSDANAYRVVLIEAGHIGQNIMLSATAHGMTACPTAALSHTRIGELVGLRNPAHAPIYALTLGFPDVA, translated from the coding sequence ATGCGCTATCGTTCCTCCCGCACGCTCGTCTTCCATAATGATGGTGCCGAGTTCGTAGCCTGTAATTTCCTCACCAAGGCTGTCTTCGAGTGCAGTCCGGACCTTCTGGATTTTTTGGGCGCTATTGCCGAGTGGAGTGATCGCGCCGCGATCCGCGATCAAGCGCCCGGCCATAGTGAGGACGAACTCGATGAAACGCTTGTGGCGCTTGTCGAGATGTCCGCACTCGTCGTCGAAGGATCCGAACTTGAGATGCGAGAGGACGCCTTCCGTCAGCATTGGAAGTGGGGCGTGCCCGCCGCCCTGATGCATTTTTGCGTTCAGGACCCCGATTACATGTCCCTTAATGAGGCCGAAGATCTGCAGCGCGCTGCGCTCGCAAGCGATGGCGAGATCGAGCTCTACAGCCTCAATTCGGGGCAAGGCGATGTCATTTCGTTATCCGCCGAACCCTCCGGAAATTCCTTGCTGGAGCTGATGGCGAGGCGGCGGACTCAACGCAAGGGCCTTACGAAAGCCGTGTCATTGCACGCGCTCTCCGAAGCGCTTTTCGCAGGCCTTGGGATTACAGGTACTGCACGAAATTCGGTGGTGACGCTGCCGCTGTCGATGACACCGTCCGGCGGCGCACGCAACCCTTATGAAGCCTATGTTTTTGTGAAGGCGGTCGACGGGCTGGCGCCAGGAATCTATCACTATTCGGCCTTCGAGCATTCGCTGGCAAAGATATCGGACGCTTCGCCCTCTTTCGGCGATCTGGTGGGCGGCCAGGAGTGGGCGGATACCATGCCCTGCATGATCGTACTCGTTGCCCATATGGACCGCAGCATGTGGAAATATAGCGATGCCAACGCCTACCGCGTGGTTTTGATCGAGGCCGGGCACATTGGGCAAAACATCATGCTTTCGGCCACGGCGCACGGCATGACGGCTTGCCCAACCGCGGCTCTGAGCCATACGCGGATAGGCGAATTGGTTGGTCTGCGCAATCCTGCTCATGCGCCGATCTACGCACTGACGCTTGGTTTCCCTGACGTAGCGTAA
- a CDS encoding DHA2 family efflux MFS transporter permease subunit, with amino-acid sequence MPNRLDSDLTDRRQSVIWIGFFAMCIGMFMAILDVQVVATSLPTIQAALDIDPEQMSWIQTVYLIAEVVAIPLTGFLTRFLTMRWLFVTSLVLFVIASAGCAISSGFRELVAWRVLQGFSGGTLIPAVFSAVFILFPNERQALATTIAGVLAVLAPTVGPIVGGWLTETYSWHWLFLINIIPGILAALVAMRSLPQERVDVWELRGLDGVGLVTMAVALITLELGLKEAPTSGWMSAYDSGLFAVSALSALAFIWRSLHRARPLVELHNFQDRNFMVGSTLSFILGFGLFGSVYLMPVFLAFVRGHNAFEIGMTMLVTGIAQLCTAPIAVALEKRMDPRLLSAVGFALFAIGIGMSASQNPRSDYDAMFWPQIIRGVSIMFCLLPPTRLALGTLPPERVPDASGLFNLMRNLGGAIGIALIDTILYTRSEPLGQKLWDRLQAGNLEAAEFIGAPAQIVAGHTGAFDADTTAILNPLVQTAATVQALNEAWMMVAIITACAVICLPFAKPVLPTQS; translated from the coding sequence ATGCCGAACCGGCTTGATTCTGATCTTACCGATCGCCGCCAGAGCGTCATTTGGATCGGTTTCTTCGCCATGTGCATCGGCATGTTTATGGCGATCTTGGATGTGCAAGTTGTGGCGACGTCGTTGCCAACGATCCAGGCTGCTCTCGACATCGATCCCGAGCAGATGAGCTGGATTCAGACCGTCTATCTGATTGCCGAGGTAGTCGCCATCCCGTTAACCGGGTTCCTGACGCGTTTTCTCACCATGCGATGGCTGTTCGTGACGTCGCTGGTCCTGTTCGTGATCGCGTCGGCGGGGTGTGCGATCAGCAGCGGCTTCCGTGAACTCGTCGCCTGGCGGGTTCTGCAGGGCTTTTCAGGCGGAACGCTGATACCCGCTGTCTTCTCGGCGGTGTTCATTCTGTTTCCAAACGAGCGCCAAGCCCTTGCCACGACCATTGCCGGCGTTCTTGCCGTCCTCGCTCCGACTGTCGGGCCGATTGTCGGTGGCTGGCTGACAGAGACCTACTCCTGGCATTGGCTTTTTTTGATCAATATCATTCCTGGAATTCTTGCCGCTCTTGTTGCAATGCGATCGCTCCCTCAAGAGCGCGTCGACGTCTGGGAACTTCGCGGGCTTGACGGGGTTGGATTGGTCACGATGGCCGTCGCTCTGATTACGCTGGAGCTTGGATTGAAGGAAGCGCCCACGAGCGGCTGGATGTCAGCATATGACAGTGGCCTGTTCGCCGTCTCAGCCCTATCAGCATTGGCATTCATATGGCGATCGCTCCACCGGGCCCGGCCGTTGGTAGAGCTTCATAATTTCCAAGATCGAAACTTTATGGTGGGCTCGACGCTAAGCTTCATCCTCGGCTTCGGTCTATTCGGTTCTGTCTATCTGATGCCTGTGTTTCTGGCCTTTGTCAGAGGACATAACGCATTCGAAATCGGTATGACAATGCTCGTAACCGGCATCGCGCAATTATGTACAGCGCCAATTGCTGTTGCGCTCGAAAAGCGAATGGACCCCCGCCTGCTGTCCGCGGTCGGCTTCGCGCTCTTTGCAATCGGCATCGGTATGAGTGCTTCGCAAAACCCTCGCTCAGATTATGACGCAATGTTCTGGCCACAGATCATAAGAGGCGTCTCCATCATGTTTTGCCTTCTGCCGCCGACCCGTCTGGCGCTCGGCACGCTGCCGCCCGAGCGTGTTCCAGATGCAAGTGGTCTGTTCAATTTGATGCGAAACCTTGGCGGCGCAATTGGGATCGCGCTCATCGATACCATACTATATACCCGCTCGGAGCCGCTTGGACAAAAGCTCTGGGATCGCTTGCAGGCAGGGAATTTGGAGGCTGCCGAGTTCATCGGCGCGCCGGCCCAGATCGTTGCCGGCCACACTGGCGCTTTTGATGCGGACACGACAGCAATATTGAACCCCCTTGTTCAGACCGCGGCAACCGTCCAAGCGCTCAACGAAGCGTGGATGATGGTCGCAATCATCACGGCATGCGCTGTCATATGCCTCCCTTTTGCAAAGCCTGTTTTGCCGACGCAGTCGTGA
- a CDS encoding trimeric intracellular cation channel family protein, which translates to MSLLVYLDYAGIALFAATGALAASRKQLDLIGFLFFAMVTGTGGGTVRDIVLGRVPVFWVLNPAYIVICCLVGIVVFFTAHLVESRYRLLIWLDAVGLAAYCVMGAAKGLAATGSPTIAIVTGTLTATFGGVLRDLMANEPSVLLRPEIYITAALFGAGIFTGATELGLPLYGASALGVVAAFAVRGGALWFGWTFPTYRHKPGRHPDDVM; encoded by the coding sequence ATGTCTCTGCTCGTCTATCTCGATTATGCTGGCATCGCACTCTTTGCCGCGACGGGTGCACTCGCCGCCTCGCGCAAGCAGCTCGACCTCATCGGCTTCCTTTTCTTCGCGATGGTAACAGGCACCGGCGGCGGCACGGTGCGCGATATCGTGCTTGGCCGCGTGCCCGTATTCTGGGTGCTGAACCCAGCCTATATCGTCATCTGCTGTCTGGTAGGCATCGTGGTTTTCTTCACCGCCCATCTCGTGGAGTCGCGTTACCGGCTGCTGATCTGGCTCGATGCGGTGGGCCTCGCCGCCTATTGCGTCATGGGTGCGGCCAAGGGACTTGCCGCGACAGGCTCGCCGACGATCGCGATCGTGACGGGGACACTGACGGCAACCTTCGGGGGCGTGTTGCGCGATCTGATGGCTAACGAGCCTTCCGTGCTCCTGAGACCCGAAATCTACATCACTGCGGCACTCTTCGGTGCGGGCATCTTTACTGGTGCAACTGAACTCGGCCTGCCGCTTTATGGCGCATCCGCCCTTGGCGTTGTCGCAGCCTTCGCCGTACGCGGCGGCGCATTGTGGTTCGGATGGACGTTCCCGACCTACAGGCATAAGCCCGGTCGCCACCCTGACGATGTAATGTGA
- the fabB gene encoding beta-ketoacyl-ACP synthase I: protein MRRVVVTGLGVVSSIGKDAAEVTASLRDAKSGISFSNDFAEHGFKCQVWGRPSLDPTDLVDRRAMRFLSQGGAWNHVAMKQAIADSGLEESVISGNERTGIIMGSGGPSTRTLIEAAEITIKNNSPKRIGPFAVPKAMSSTASATLATWFKIHGVNYSISSACSTSAHCIGNAAEMIQWGKQDVMFAGGHEDLDWTMSNLFDAMGAMSSKYNDTPEMASRAYDVNRDGFVIAGGAGVLVLEELERAKARGAKIYAEIVGYGATSDGYDMVAPSGEGAVRCMRQALSTVKGDIDYINTHGTSTPVGDSKEIGAIREVFGDKMPHIQSTKSLTGHSLGAAGVQESIYSILMMQEGFIGESAHIKELDPEFDGVPIVRKRIDNAKIDIALSNSFGFGGTNATLVFQRYNG from the coding sequence ATGAGACGGGTAGTTGTCACGGGTCTGGGCGTTGTTTCCTCGATCGGCAAAGATGCCGCTGAGGTCACGGCCTCGCTGCGCGATGCCAAGTCCGGCATTTCCTTCTCCAACGATTTTGCCGAGCATGGCTTTAAGTGCCAGGTCTGGGGTCGTCCCAGCCTCGATCCGACCGATCTGGTCGATCGCCGCGCAATGCGCTTCCTGTCGCAAGGCGGCGCCTGGAACCATGTCGCCATGAAGCAGGCGATTGCCGATTCCGGTCTCGAAGAGTCCGTGATCAGCGGCAACGAACGCACCGGCATCATCATGGGCTCCGGCGGTCCGTCCACCCGCACGCTGATCGAAGCTGCCGAGATCACCATCAAAAACAACAGCCCGAAGCGCATCGGCCCGTTTGCCGTGCCGAAGGCAATGTCGTCCACGGCATCGGCGACACTTGCAACCTGGTTCAAGATTCACGGCGTCAACTACTCGATCTCGTCGGCCTGCTCGACTTCTGCGCACTGCATCGGCAATGCCGCAGAAATGATCCAGTGGGGCAAGCAGGACGTGATGTTCGCCGGCGGTCACGAAGACCTCGACTGGACCATGTCCAATCTCTTCGACGCCATGGGCGCGATGTCTTCCAAGTACAACGACACACCGGAAATGGCTTCGCGCGCCTACGACGTCAACCGTGACGGCTTCGTCATCGCTGGCGGTGCCGGCGTTCTCGTTCTTGAAGAGTTGGAGCGTGCCAAGGCACGCGGTGCGAAGATCTACGCCGAGATCGTCGGCTACGGCGCGACCTCCGACGGTTACGACATGGTCGCTCCTTCCGGCGAAGGCGCCGTGCGCTGCATGCGTCAGGCACTCTCGACGGTGAAGGGTGATATCGATTACATCAATACGCACGGCACCTCTACGCCGGTGGGCGACAGCAAGGAAATCGGCGCGATCCGGGAGGTCTTCGGCGACAAGATGCCTCACATCCAGTCGACCAAGTCGCTGACGGGTCACTCGCTGGGTGCAGCCGGCGTCCAGGAGTCGATCTATTCGATCCTGATGATGCAGGAAGGCTTCATCGGCGAAAGCGCCCACATCAAGGAACTCGATCCAGAATTCGATGGAGTGCCTATCGTCCGCAAGCGCATCGACAACGCCAAGATCGACATCGCCCTCTCCAACTCCTTCGGCTTCGGCGGCACCAACGCGACGCTCGTTTTCCAGCGCTACAACGGATAA
- a CDS encoding YdcF family protein — protein MFLFSKLVWVFGQPLSLVFFLILFAFLAVVLRFRSLAVFFSALGTLLLFVILFTTTGNYLLQDLELRFPKPDRDPDNLQCMIVLGGAFENEVNTTSHGIEFNAGADRFIEALRLAQRYPQSRILISGGDGSMSGKYEGDAAASARFFPLFGIARERLVEDRTSRTTFENAINTKELLASQGLSNCLMITSGYHMPRSVGIFRKQGIDVVPWPTDFRTDGHVALGIDFTQPSLNALNMATAVREWFGLVGYYFAGRTSELYPA, from the coding sequence TTGTTTCTGTTCTCGAAGTTAGTCTGGGTCTTCGGCCAGCCGCTATCGCTGGTGTTCTTCCTAATTCTCTTCGCATTCCTTGCCGTCGTTCTCCGCTTCAGGAGCCTCGCCGTATTTTTCTCGGCGCTCGGCACACTGCTGCTCTTCGTCATCCTTTTCACCACAACAGGCAATTACCTCCTCCAGGATCTGGAATTGCGGTTTCCAAAGCCGGACCGTGATCCGGATAATTTGCAATGCATGATCGTTCTCGGCGGCGCGTTTGAAAATGAAGTGAATACGACCAGCCACGGAATCGAGTTCAATGCAGGCGCGGACCGTTTTATCGAAGCGCTACGGCTGGCGCAGCGATATCCGCAATCGCGTATTCTGATTTCCGGCGGGGATGGCTCGATGTCTGGAAAATATGAAGGCGATGCGGCCGCCTCGGCGCGCTTCTTTCCGCTTTTCGGGATTGCGCGTGAACGGCTTGTCGAAGACAGAACATCCCGCACGACCTTCGAAAATGCGATTAATACCAAGGAACTGCTTGCAAGCCAGGGACTTTCGAACTGCCTGATGATCACATCCGGCTATCACATGCCGCGTTCGGTCGGCATTTTCCGCAAGCAGGGCATCGATGTCGTGCCGTGGCCGACGGATTTCCGGACGGATGGTCATGTAGCGCTGGGCATCGACTTCACGCAGCCGAGCCTCAATGCCCTGAACATGGCGACCGCCGTGCGCGAATGGTTCGGTCTCGTCGGCTATTACTTTGCTGGTCGAACGTCCGAGCTCTATCCAGCCTGA
- a CDS encoding helix-turn-helix transcriptional regulator, protein MPDPVDILVGRNVRQLRARRRVSQLELGEALGLTFQQIQKYEKGTNRVSASKLHQIAVFLGVEISALFEGAETSQFPSKVALSPEAYELAVNYDRLHSPAGKEAVKTILTLMSAEKAA, encoded by the coding sequence GTGCCTGATCCCGTAGATATCCTCGTCGGTCGCAATGTCAGACAGCTCCGCGCCCGCCGCCGTGTCTCGCAACTGGAGCTGGGGGAAGCTCTTGGTTTGACGTTCCAGCAAATTCAGAAATACGAAAAAGGCACCAACCGGGTCTCCGCCAGCAAGTTGCACCAGATCGCGGTCTTTCTTGGCGTTGAGATCTCCGCACTCTTTGAAGGCGCGGAAACGTCGCAATTCCCGTCAAAAGTTGCGCTAAGCCCCGAGGCTTATGAACTGGCTGTCAATTATGACAGGCTTCACTCGCCCGCGGGCAAGGAAGCGGTCAAAACCATTCTGACGCTGATGAGCGCGGAAAAGGCTGCCTGA
- the fabA gene encoding 3-hydroxyacyl-[acyl-carrier-protein] dehydratase FabA produces the protein MTTKQSSFTYEEILTCGRGEMFGPGNAQLPLPPMLMFNRITQISEDGGPHGKGFIRAEFDITPDLWFFPCHFLGDPVMPGCLGLDAMWQLTGFFLGWLGEPGKGRAISTGEVKFTGMVTPKTKLVEYGIDFKRVMRGRLVLGIADGWMKADGEVIYKATDLRVGLFQEKAA, from the coding sequence ATGACAACGAAACAATCCAGCTTCACCTATGAGGAAATCCTGACCTGCGGCCGCGGCGAAATGTTCGGCCCGGGTAATGCGCAGCTGCCGCTGCCGCCGATGCTGATGTTCAATCGCATTACGCAGATTTCCGAAGACGGTGGACCGCATGGCAAGGGTTTCATTCGCGCCGAATTCGACATCACGCCGGACCTCTGGTTCTTCCCCTGTCACTTCCTGGGCGATCCCGTGATGCCGGGCTGCCTCGGCCTTGACGCCATGTGGCAGCTGACCGGCTTCTTCCTTGGCTGGCTGGGCGAGCCTGGCAAGGGCCGTGCAATCTCTACCGGCGAGGTGAAGTTCACCGGCATGGTGACGCCGAAGACGAAGCTTGTCGAATACGGCATCGACTTCAAGCGCGTCATGCGCGGCCGTCTCGTTCTCGGCATCGCCGATGGCTGGATGAAGGCCGACGGTGAGGTCATCTACAAGGCTACCGATCTGCGCGTCGGCCTTTTCCAGGAAAAGGCCGCCTGA
- a CDS encoding DUF2798 domain-containing protein, which yields MPYGKLSTRNNTIAVPFILSMLMTGVVSAISIVAMQGVGPLALAMWPSAWVLSWVAAFPVLLRVTPAVRRIASFIVES from the coding sequence ATGCCCTATGGCAAACTCTCCACACGCAATAACACGATTGCCGTGCCGTTTATCTTGTCGATGCTGATGACAGGCGTCGTCTCCGCCATCAGTATCGTCGCCATGCAGGGCGTTGGCCCGCTTGCTTTGGCCATGTGGCCATCCGCATGGGTGCTGTCTTGGGTCGCCGCTTTTCCGGTGCTGTTGCGGGTCACGCCGGCTGTCCGGCGCATCGCTTCATTCATCGTTGAATCATAA